A window of Passer domesticus isolate bPasDom1 chromosome 11, bPasDom1.hap1, whole genome shotgun sequence genomic DNA:
acgcttcaggcacagggtgcGACTCCTGGCACACGATGTGACTCTCGGCACAGGGCGtttctcctgtgcagggccaggaggagTCGGGCTCCCTGGTCCCGGTGGGTCCCTGCCCGCTCGGGCTGCCCCGCGGCTCCATGACTCCATTTCCCGGCGCGCCGCGGGCCGGGAAGGGGCGGGAGCGAAGATGGCGGCGCTGGGGGCGCGGGGCAGCGCGGCGCTCCCCGCGCGGCTGCGGGCGCTCTGGGCGTTCCCCGCGCGGCGGGCGCTGGCGGCGGATGCGGGCGGTACGCGAGGGGACCCGGGGGCACCCCCAGAGCTCCCGCCTGCCCCGGCCTCGGGGTCCAGCCGCCCGCGTGTTGTTGGGCGGCCGCGGTCCCCCTGGGGAGGATGCGGGTCGGGGCGGGTGTGGGGCCGCGGAGGTGTCCGGCGGGGCGGGAGGAGCCGTGAGGGCAGGGGGAGTCCCCTCGGTGACCCTGGCCGTCCCCTCAGCCCCGGTAACAGCGTGTGTCCTCTCCCGCAGAGGGAAAGGCCGCCCAGCCCAAGCCCGCCTTCACGGACGAAGCGGTTCAGACGCTGTTGTACAAAATGACGGGACTCGACCTGCACAAGGTGTTCCGGCCTGTGAAAAAGGGCCTCAAGCCGCCCCACTACAAGCTGATGACCGAAGCTCAGCTGGAAGAGGTAGGCTGCTCTGCTTCCTTCGGAAGTAAGTGTTGATTTTAGCAAAATGCCTGTAATAGCCCATATTTCTGCCTTCCTTACTGGTGCATTTGAAAACATTCTGgtttcttctctttgtttcaGATTATTCCCTAAATCAGTGTAAATCAGTGTTTGTTCACTTGTAATAGCTTGGTTTGTCCAGTTTTATGCGATTTTGATGGGATATGGAAGgaaatctgtttttttctttcttgagtGACAGTTTATTAGCCTGTTACGCTTCCTAACTCTGTCAAATACCTTCATCTGATATTTAAGTTATAGCCCTGGGAATCCTCTGGCtacatttttccccctctctcttcTGGTCTGACTTCATTCAGGCTTACAAAGGGCTTGACTTAAGCCAGTTCTGCTGTAGCCACAATTAAAGCAATATACAAACTGTTGCAGTTTTTGCTTTGGGGCAAATCGGTCATTGAAAAACACCTGAAATAAACTTGGTGTAATAGTTTGTCCTTTGTAGTTTTGTAACGTGCTCCAGCATTTTGTTCAGGTTTTAGTAGTGGTAAATTGTTTACATGAAATTCACCTACCTAGAGGTGGAATTAATATCTCGTTTTTTCtcatctgcagaagaaaaaaaccaagctTCTCTAAATGAAAGTATTTGTCCCGAAGTTGTAAATGATCTTTCCAATAGGatgatatttttaattgtaaaattaaactactttttttttccccctacaaGGCCACAAGAAAAGCCATTGAGGAAGCTAAAACAAAACTAATCATGCCTCCTGTTTTGAATGAACGAGAGCCCATTGATGATGTCTTAGCAGAAGACAAAGTCCTTGAAGGAACTGAAACTGCAAAATATGTGTTTACAGATTTAAGTTACTCCATTCCACATCGTGTAAGTAATGTGATCAACATTATTAATTTGTTCTCAAAATAAGCTTTAATGCAAATGTAGATGGATCAGTTTGCAAAAGGGCTGAGGAGTCAGTCTGGTACAAGGCAGtagagaaaaatgtatttctaaatACCTGCTTCTAACTGATAATCATAAATTACATTGTGCTATTCAAAAGCAAGCATGGGAAAGCTGTGTGGTAGGTAGTCAATTATTTTATAAGCAGGTGCTTTTGATTTGCTAGAAGTGCTGAGTTCTTCCATGCTCCTAGAAGCTTTTTGTAGGATTGGATTCCTTTGTAAGATGGAGCTACTCCATGCTTGCAGAGATCTGTGGAAAGCTGCGGAAATGATTAATGAGTTCCCAGGAAAGCTGTAAAGAAAGTCTAATGGAACTGGGGAGTATAAGGATAAAGTTTCCTGTGTGTAATGAAACATCTCAGTTGTCTTTAAGTACCAGTAATAAGAGGCTAGAAAAATTCTTTACCAAGTTCTGATTCCAAGAACCCTTCATGGTTCAAATGTGCATATAGTGATGATCCTGTGAAATGAACTGCCCAGTCTTCCATCTCTTACTCTGTCTGAGAGCTTTCTCCAGGAAACTGCTGTTTATTCTCCTGCTGCACcattgtcttggtttgaaagacagaagcctcccttggaatgcagaatgtaaaccccctccctctgagttattataattttgaaattaaggggaactcaggcaaagatatgggaatgggaataacagttctttaccaGTGTGTAcaacaaggcaaacaaaaacCAGTAACTATGGCATTAACAGCAAACAGAACCAGGGACCCGGTAACTCCTCTCCACTGCAGGCCCTTCCCCCTGTGGTGCAGTTCCCGTCGCAGCCGGCAGGAATGAGCAAAATCCCGGGCTGGTGGGTGAGATGCAGCCGCGGTTTCACGGCGGAGCTGCGGGACGGTGCCGGCTGCGGCGAGGAGAaacccagagcaggagcagagaaacAGCGGGGCCGGCCccaagcagggcagggagagcggGGTTCAGGGCTGGTTCGGGATTCCCTGGGGAACACGAGGTTCAGGATTCCCCGGGGAACACGAGGTTCGGGATTCCCCGGGGCACACGAGGTTCGGGATTCCTTGGGGCACACGAGGTTCGGGATTCCTTGGGGCACACGAGGTTCGGGATTCCCCGGGGCCCACGAGGTTCGGGATTCCCCGGGGTCCACGAGGTTCGGGATTCCCTGGGGCACACGAGGTTCGGGATTCCCCGGGGCACACGAGGTTCGGGATTCCCCGGGGCACACGAGGTTCGGGATTCCCCGGGGCACACGAGGTTCGGGATTCCTTGGGGCACACGAGGTTCGGGATTCCTTGGGGCACACGAGGTTCGGGATTCCCCGGGGCACACGAGGTTCGGGATTCCCCGGGGCCCACGAGGTTCGGGATTCCCCGGGGCCCACGAGGTTCGGGATTCCCCGGGGCCCACGAGGTTCGGGATTCCCCGGGGCACAGGAGGTTCGGGATTCCTTGGGGCACAGGAGGTTCGGGATTCCCCGGGGCACACGAGGTTCGGGATTCCCCGGGGCCCACGAGGTTCGGGATTCCCCGGGGCCCACGAGGTTCGGGATTCCCCGGGGCACACGAGGTTCGGGATTCCCCAGGGCACACGAGGTTCGGGATTCCTTGGGGCACAGGAGCAGACGGTGATCGGTCCTTCAGGGCTGAGCTCCAGGGGTGCCTGTGAATTGTCCCCACAGTAAGGGACAGCCTAGCTgtcctccccagccctgtcttTCACCTGCCTCTATTGCCACAGGATCTCTGTCCCTCCAAAAGAAAACTCCCAAAAACCAGAGGAGTTCCCCCTCCCTGCCGCCTCAAGCACCCAGCCATCAGTGCTTCTTACCAACTCAATGGGAAAAAGTTCCACAAgtaacaaggaaagaaaaacccaaccccaaataACCATACTGAAAACTTTCCTGTCCAGAAAACTCTCCTATTTGCCACCCTAAAGCAGTTATGCTTGTGACCAGATCTGAGTATATTGTTtaatttgttgtatttttttgcCTTACACTTGCTCTTACTTGATTCTAGCCTACCTCTGGAAAAAAGGTGCAAAAGTGCACGACACTTGCATTCCTAATTTTGAATGGCTTATTAAATGATAAAATCAGGCTAATTCCCTGTCTCGGTGTGAGTCATGTTATCTCTAAACTTCCCAGAGCCATGGCTTTCAGTGTTGGCACATGCACAGTTGTCAGACAGTAAAACTGAGGTGCAAAAGCAGGTAGTAAGGCAGAAATGATGAATCTGGCATATGGCAACAGTCACTTAGAAACTGGTGTTATTAGGATGACTTTAGGAATAGAATGACTTTGACAAATGAGGGCTTTTTTAGGATGGTTCTGGCTATGAAGAGAGAAGGTTTTGGACAATGTTTGGTTTTTACTTCATTTGCAGGAACGTTTCATTGTAGTTAGAGAACCAAATGGGGTGTTACGCAAAGCCACCTGGGAGGAGCGAGACAGGATGATCCAGATATTCTTCCCAAAGGAAGGGCGCAGGGTGATTCCCCCAACATTATTCAAGGATGAGAACCTTGGGGTAAGCTCTTATTGGCTTTGAAACTGAGCACTTTTACTTCACTGCTGTCTGATAGTGAAACTCTGCTCTCTGGGCAGAGTAACTCAGAATAAGCCATTCTGCATGGGTGTGTTTAGCTGCTTGAATTCTGTTTTGAACAATTGCCTTTCATTGTAACCTGGTTAAAATACTTGAAACAAAGTTCCTGGTTAAGGCCCTGTAAATCCTGGGTAGGTGTAAATACTGTGTCATACTAGAAACAATTGTACATTTAATCTGGAAATGTGAACTAGTGTTTCAGAATcaaaaatccagaaacattATATTAATGTCATCAAGGCACTTGCTGAACTTCTGTCCATGTTGTCTTTTGGTGCAGGGGTTACTCATTGTTTTGTCCATAACAGAGTTGTGCTGCTGTTCTGATTTTGGAGAGTTGGGATGGTGGGATTGCATGATCTACCCCTGAATCCAAACTGTTGTTTCAGACTGTATTTCAGCAAGACCGTCACGAAGATGTCCTGAACATGTGCATTGCTCAGTTTGAGCCAGATTCACCTGACTATATCAGAGTGAGTTCACTTTCCATTTtttctagcaaaaaaaaaatcctagtgGAGAATTGTAGGGTTTATTTTGtaaacataaatatttatctGGGGAGCAGAGGTGTTGGTCATATGTG
This region includes:
- the MRPS22 gene encoding small ribosomal subunit protein mS22, with amino-acid sequence MAALGARGSAALPARLRALWAFPARRALAADAGEGKAAQPKPAFTDEAVQTLLYKMTGLDLHKVFRPVKKGLKPPHYKLMTEAQLEEATRKAIEEAKTKLIMPPVLNEREPIDDVLAEDKVLEGTETAKYVFTDLSYSIPHRERFIVVREPNGVLRKATWEERDRMIQIFFPKEGRRVIPPTLFKDENLGTVFQQDRHEDVLNMCIAQFEPDSPDYIRVHQRTYEDIEKHGKYDLLRSTRHFGGMVWYLLSRKKADGLLIDMINRDLLDDATSLITLYHMLHPECQSAKAAKEQKLQGVDLIKVFVKTESQREGYIQLALQAYEEAMATSSAS